Proteins encoded together in one Micromonospora auratinigra window:
- a CDS encoding ATP-binding protein, protein MSPRIHLPSGWVTFVFTDIEGSTRLAQLLGPGYRPVLREHRRLLRDTLAGTDGAELLTEGDSFFLAFGDASAALTACLTAQRALTGHDWPTPEAAPRVRMGLHTGYAEPRDGEYASPEVHRAARVAAAAHGGQVLCSAAAARHADPLPEGASLLDLGLHRLRGFDDRERLFQLVAPGLERSFPRPRTADAVAHNLPTQATSFVGREAERAELRRLVDTYRLVTVLGAGGTGKTRLAVELASGIVEAYPDGVWFVDVAAVTDPGLVAFEIAAVLGLRPEPGRPMVDTLVEYAAARRMLIVLDTCDAQPAASAEAISRLLAGGRGVRVLATSRESFGLPGEVVWRIPPLSVDPRPDGGQADAVALLLDRTAAARGGRPPDPAEQADLRRVVRRLDGLPLAIELAAARLRVLSAGQLAERLDDMLGTLDAGRAELEPPPVEAPWSGNQQDTVDLVAAAKGAAPPTPATRAVQRSASERHLTMQATVTWSYRTLGARSARLLRWLAVFAGPVDLPTVQWLLDDDPLDPLSVLVDKSMVLAEPHASGSTYRMLDPIRAYAARRLIEAGEERTARDRHVAWSRHALQRAHLGPDGRPVTLSLYALDPLAGELRAALRWCATGGSARSGLRLAGGLDQWWRERGLAREGRLWLFRLYGRIAETGEPIPEAELAAAYHMHSLHAGADGEVGEELRYSQRAEAAARQAGDLGLLARVLAGRAAPLVDMGQFAEAERVCREVIDWAYEQDVAGDALLAVYNLAELLWRRGALDEAAELLGAARPVEAARPVERGRRSVDMLLGMVALARGDLVAAHEHLLVALRSRMSHGYLGRACDTVNAVAVRCALGGDPLTAARLFGAAQATRAQLRATPGIFGAYWLERQAELRRALGDAAFDTAYGAGGELALAEAAALAAEVEHPDLAADSPRFTAPAPRRSTAPRFTTG, encoded by the coding sequence ATGTCGCCACGGATCCACCTCCCGAGCGGATGGGTGACCTTCGTGTTCACCGACATCGAGGGGTCGACGCGGCTGGCCCAGCTGCTCGGTCCGGGCTACCGCCCGGTGTTGCGGGAACATCGTCGGCTGCTGCGCGACACGTTGGCCGGCACCGACGGGGCGGAACTGCTGACCGAAGGGGACTCCTTCTTCCTCGCGTTCGGCGACGCGTCCGCCGCGCTGACCGCCTGCCTCACCGCGCAGCGGGCGCTGACCGGCCACGACTGGCCCACCCCGGAGGCCGCGCCCCGGGTGCGGATGGGGCTGCACACCGGGTACGCCGAACCGCGCGACGGGGAGTACGCCAGCCCGGAGGTGCACCGGGCCGCCAGGGTGGCCGCCGCCGCCCACGGTGGACAGGTGCTCTGCTCGGCCGCCGCGGCCCGGCACGCCGATCCGCTGCCCGAGGGTGCGTCCCTGTTGGACCTCGGGCTGCACCGGCTCCGCGGCTTCGACGACCGGGAACGGCTGTTCCAGCTGGTGGCGCCGGGGTTGGAGCGCAGCTTCCCGCGCCCGCGTACCGCCGACGCGGTGGCGCACAACCTGCCCACCCAGGCCACCTCGTTCGTCGGCCGGGAGGCGGAGCGCGCCGAGCTGCGGCGGCTGGTCGACACGTACCGCCTGGTCACCGTGCTGGGCGCGGGCGGCACCGGCAAGACGCGGCTCGCGGTGGAGCTGGCCTCGGGGATCGTCGAGGCGTACCCGGACGGGGTGTGGTTCGTCGACGTCGCCGCGGTGACCGACCCGGGCCTGGTGGCCTTCGAGATCGCCGCCGTGCTCGGGCTGCGCCCGGAGCCCGGTCGCCCGATGGTGGACACCCTGGTCGAGTACGCGGCCGCCCGCCGGATGCTGATCGTGCTGGACACCTGCGACGCCCAGCCGGCGGCCTCGGCCGAGGCGATCTCCCGGCTGCTGGCCGGCGGCCGGGGCGTCCGGGTGCTGGCCACCAGCCGGGAGTCGTTCGGGCTGCCCGGCGAGGTGGTCTGGCGGATCCCGCCGCTCTCGGTCGACCCCCGGCCGGACGGCGGGCAGGCCGACGCGGTGGCGCTGCTGCTGGACCGGACCGCGGCGGCCCGGGGCGGCCGGCCGCCGGACCCGGCCGAGCAGGCCGACCTGCGGCGGGTGGTACGCCGGCTGGACGGCCTGCCGCTCGCCATCGAGCTGGCCGCCGCCCGGCTGCGGGTGCTCTCCGCCGGGCAGCTCGCCGAGCGGCTCGACGACATGCTGGGCACCCTCGACGCCGGCCGGGCCGAGCTGGAGCCGCCCCCGGTGGAGGCGCCCTGGAGCGGCAACCAGCAGGACACCGTGGACCTGGTCGCCGCCGCGAAGGGGGCCGCCCCGCCGACCCCGGCGACCCGGGCCGTGCAGCGTTCGGCCAGCGAACGCCACCTCACCATGCAGGCCACCGTGACCTGGTCGTACCGGACGCTGGGCGCGCGCTCGGCCCGGTTGCTGCGCTGGCTGGCGGTCTTCGCCGGGCCGGTGGACCTGCCGACCGTGCAGTGGCTGCTCGACGACGACCCGCTCGACCCGCTCTCGGTGCTGGTCGACAAGTCGATGGTGCTGGCCGAGCCGCACGCCTCGGGCAGCACCTACCGGATGCTCGACCCGATCCGGGCGTACGCGGCGCGCCGGCTGATCGAGGCCGGCGAGGAGCGGACCGCCCGGGACCGCCACGTGGCCTGGTCGCGGCACGCGTTGCAGCGCGCCCACCTGGGCCCCGACGGCCGGCCGGTCACCCTCTCCCTGTACGCGCTGGACCCGCTCGCCGGGGAGTTGCGGGCCGCGCTGCGCTGGTGCGCCACCGGCGGCAGCGCCCGCTCCGGACTGCGCCTGGCCGGCGGGCTGGACCAGTGGTGGCGGGAACGGGGGCTGGCCCGGGAGGGGCGGCTCTGGCTGTTCCGCCTCTACGGGCGGATCGCCGAGACCGGGGAGCCCATCCCGGAGGCGGAGCTGGCGGCGGCGTACCACATGCACTCGCTGCACGCCGGCGCGGACGGCGAGGTGGGCGAGGAGCTGCGCTACTCGCAGCGGGCCGAGGCGGCCGCCCGGCAGGCCGGTGACCTGGGGCTGCTCGCCCGGGTGCTGGCGGGTCGGGCCGCGCCGCTGGTCGACATGGGACAGTTCGCCGAGGCGGAACGGGTCTGCCGCGAGGTCATCGACTGGGCGTACGAGCAGGACGTGGCGGGCGACGCGCTGCTGGCGGTCTACAACCTCGCCGAGCTGCTCTGGCGGCGGGGCGCGCTGGACGAGGCGGCCGAGCTGCTCGGGGCGGCCCGCCCGGTGGAGGCCGCCCGCCCGGTGGAGCGGGGTCGCCGCTCGGTGGACATGCTGCTCGGCATGGTGGCGCTCGCCCGGGGTGACCTGGTCGCCGCGCACGAGCACCTGTTGGTGGCGCTCCGCTCCCGGATGAGCCACGGCTACCTGGGCCGGGCCTGCGACACGGTGAACGCGGTCGCGGTGCGCTGCGCGCTGGGCGGTGACCCGCTCACCGCGGCCCGGCTCTTCGGGGCGGCCCAGGCGACCCGGGCGCAGCTGCGGGCCA